The region AAAAGGCAAGAAATGATTTCGTACAAATTCTCGCACTGCACGAACTACGTAGGTATTCCGGAGTATATATGCTAGAACACAGAAGCAGAAAAGGAAAGAGACCAGGGTAAAACGGTGCGCTAATGCATGTTGAATTCAATTCACCGGGCGGTTATGATGGCGCCAGATACTTGCAGTGGGAACGTGTACAACGGTATTTGCGGCTATAAGCCCACTCACGGTTCCGGTTCAAATCTTATAGTATTCTCGTTGCAGAAGTTTTGGAAAACGAGCTATTTCGCTCAGAGCTTGGCAGATTTGCGACAAATCCTATAGGGCTTGTCTTGTATGTGAGTCGCAAGCTAGATCCTGCGCTTCCATCCTGTCACCAAGAACTCTAGATAGGGCTTTTGGCTCCGCCTAAGTTACCTCAATATCCATGGTCGCCCCGTCAACCTGATGATCATATGCCCAATCCCTCCCTAGTGAGGCATGTCCCTCTGTAGGAATACCAACTCATCGTATCCCCTCTCCTATTCTTCTGCTTCATCCCCAGCTGGTATACCCACCCATCCCCGGCGATTTCATAACGCCATCACTCCCCAAAACAGCAATGACATCCTTCATCCTCAACAGCAACTCTGCTACCCTAAAAGGTTTACCAACCACATCATCCATACCCGCCGCCATAGCCATGTCAATTTGCTGCTTTCTCACGTTGGCCGTGACACCAATGACAGGGATCCGACCTTTCAACAAGCCGGATTCTTCCAGCTTGCGAATCTCGGACACTGCAGTAAGTCCATTCATGATCGGCATCTCCCAGTCCATGAGTATGAGACTCAGTGCGATGGGCTGTTCCTCTTCTTGGTCCGTACATATGGGCTCTGCAAAAGGTGTATTCAGAGAATCGCTTCGCGCACGTTCGTCGGACATTGGGTGGTTGTGATTCCAGAATGTAGTCTTCGGTAAGAATTCGAGGGCTTCTCGGCCGTGGTTCGCTACACTGACGACGCAGCCGAAGTTGCGCAATTGCTTGCTGAGCACGCGCTGGTTGACTAGGTTGTCCTCTACGATAAGAACATGCAAAGTCTCAGGTATGCTATTTGTGCGCTGGAGTTCCTGCAGGTCGGGACCTTCGGGAAGACCAAGGGATTCGGGATTGACATGAGCGTGTTCGATCAGAGTTGGCATCGAGCTGGAGTCTGAAGACTGTCGTCGGAAAACAGAGCCTGGGGAGTTTGACCGTCGATCAAATTCGCTTGTGAAGGCGCGTTGGAGCTGTGTAGGTCGTGACCGGCCTGCCTGTGGCATCTGTGGTCTGTGCTTGACATCTTCGGGGAACACGTGCGGTAGGCTGCCTTTCCGTGACGATGTAGGGCTGGCTCGACGTGTTTTGATGTAAAACGCAAAAGTACTGCCTTTGCCTGGTGCACTGGAGACACCGATAGCACCGCCCTGAAGTTCAGTAAGACGTCTTGAGATAAACAATCCCAGACCAGAACCTCCATAGTGGATATGAGTCCGAGGTGAGGCTTGCGAAAAGCGGGTGAAGAGAGTGCTCTTCTCCTCTTCCGAGAGACCCCTGCCAGTGTCACTGACAAAGAATTGCAAGAAAATCAACTCTTGCCCGCTCTTCCAGTCCTCTTCCAGGTGATGATCGTTTCCTATCAACCTTTCGTCGTTATATTGTATTCCGTCCGGGACTGATTTGGGCTCAGTTGCACTTGCTGTGAGAGTAACCTTGACCATTCTAGTCTGTTGTTCAAGCCGTGTGAACTTGATGGCGTTCGTGAGGAGATTAATAAGGATTTGTAACACTCGTGTCGGATCCAAGGACGCCCAATCAACCTCTAAATCGCGGTAGGACTTCCCAACCACCAGCGAAAGTTCGATGCCCGCAGCTCTTGCTTCAGCATCGAACATTTTGACGGCATGTCTAGCAACGTTCTCTGGTTGCGCAATGACGGGAGTCATGTCAAGTAGACCTGAGTCGAGTTTGGAGATGGTGAGTATGTCATCCACGATATGTCTCATGTGCTGAGCACATTGGGAAATAGTCTGAGCCGCATCCAGGGTAGATGCTAGAAAGGAGGACATGGCGCCAACTGCTGGCGACAGACGACCGTCTTTCCCGTATGAGGAGGTGATGGAATCTGCACATTGCATGATTGCACTCAGCGGATTACGCATCTCATGCGAGGTGGTGTCGATAAAGTGTTCTAGATGTTGTTTGCCTTGAAGCGCGCTGTCTGTACGAAGTTTTTGAATACCCTCGGCCCACTTCTGTTTCGAGATATCAGTGACGTTGCCGACTATCTCTATCAACTCGCCATCTGGGCTTAGTTCTGGATAAGCCGAACATAGTATCCATCGAAAGTGTTGAGTGTCTTCGGGTTCCTGTTCGCAATCATTAGAAGGCGGTATGAAAGGCATCCTAGTCCGCAGCTCAAAGCATACGGATTGGTGTTCTGTGGCCAGCTTCCAGAAAAGAGATTCGCAATAGGGCAGGTCTTCCTCAAATGCGATCCTGAACCATGCTTCTGTGGCATTCGTATCGGCCGAAGCGACCTCAAATATCTCATACCAGCGCTGATTCCGATATGTATAAGCGCCAGCAGGATCGGTTATGAAGATGGCTACGTCGGAACGCTCCGCAAATCGTTGGAACCTGTTTTCTTTGAGCTGTATCTCAGCCATGAGTTGTTCCTGGATCTGGGTAGCCTGAATGATATCCTTTTCCCTTTGGCGGACTTCCTCTTCAAACAAAACGATCGATGCCAGGGACGTAGCGAGCAGTCGGACCATAACATGGAGGTATTGCTGGTAATCTTCGTCGAAAGGTCGGCGCGGATTAATTCCAATGATGAGAAAGCCTTCGACTTGATTGCCAGTTGTGGGAATGATGGGGCATACGATAAGGATACGACAAGGATCGGCATAACCTCTCCATTCGATTCCCTCCAAAACCCTGCTGGGTTCCGGAAGATCATCCAAATGTACAACTGTGGCTTTCCCAGACTGTGCGGCGCGCAGAATAGCAGGGTGCAGGACATAAGAGTCGTCATTGATATTGATGTTGGTGGGTGCGATTGGGTGGTTGGCAGCGACGCCAATGGTACCTTTCAGGATACAACCATCCAACGGGGGAATGCTGCCTGGCGATGTCATTGACGGCATTTCAGCACTCACGTGTCGTTCAGCGGCATACAAGAGAGCAAATGGGACATCTTTGTCGTTCAAGCTTAACGAGCGTAAAGTCGTGTTCCAAAAGGACGGGAAATCTCTTGCATCAGCGCTCAGTGTGCCCATAGCCACCAAGCTAGATACGCGGCGCTCGAGGAGACGGTGACTTGTGAGTTCGTAAAAGCTTTGATAATAGGCTGTAACACGGCCATGGCGATCCGAGATTGGCACAAACTGAAAGCACCAGTGCGTCTCTTCAAGGAAGCCATCTTTGTCGATGAACAAGAGCATATCGGATTCAGCCATAGGCTCACCGGTAGCTTTGATGTGGTGTACCATAGGCTCAAAAGAGATCCAATGCTCAGGAGCCTCAGTGCGAATGCTCTTGCCCATGCAAGGATGAAGATGGCCAAGTAGTCGGATATACGGTTCGTTGTACAGCATTATCAGATGTTCACCCCAGAACAAAACAGCTGGAGCGGTATTGCTTAGTACCATGTTTGCCATGCAGCGCAGATCCGAAGACCATGATTGCATTGGACCGAGCGGTGTATTTGCCCAATCCACGCTGCGAAAATAGTCGGTGTGGGGGCTGGATCTTACACCCGATGGGAGTACATGCAACATGCCGTCAAACGATGCATGTTTAGTGTGTCTCGGAGATAAGACAGCGCCATTGCTCGGCTCTTCATGTGGTGAACTTGGTGGAGGTAGTGAGTAGGGTGACTGCGCGTCTGTACAGGATTTGTTGGGTGGCGCCTGTATTTGACGGTTGCCCTTTGCGCTTAGCGACGTGTTAACCCACAGTAGAAGCGTCGGTATTCCACTGATTATCCTGTAGCGCCCTATGGTTATGGCATTCCATACATGTCCCTCATACGTGTATGCAGGTCCCCGCCATAATGGGTCGCCTTGGATAGCCCGACCGCAGACCCAGTTCCTAAAAGCCAGTTGCGTCCTTGAACCCTCAGCAAAGACACTCGTCGCGTCTTTTCCTGTTATTTTTGCCAAAAGTCCACCAACAGCGTGCAGTGCCGTATTCGAGTATACGAGGTCGAGCCATTCGTCGTGATTTGGATGCGGTGGTACGCGAACGGCGAAAGACGGGCGGTGGTCGCAGTCGAGGGCCTCGAGCAGTGTGACAGCGGCTATATCTCCGCTCGCTACCTCTGTTTTAGGCTCCGCGTCTGATCGCATCGACTGTCGCACATATTCGGCCGTCTTGTGTATGTGGTGCTGTGCGGGTAGCTGCCCGTTCGAGGCCATTGCATCCGGTGCAACGTTGGTCAGGAGAGGGTAAAAGGGCACACAACCACCACATTGGAGACGAGTGAGTTACAATGAGTTTATCGATGATAGCAACGGACCTAGCTTCCTTTCCGCATCTAAAAAGCTAATATGGCCAAGCCTAGGCGCTTCGATGTCTTCCGTCGCCATAATACTGGATGACTGAGCTGGCCCGCTAACCTAGACTCAATCGCCGCGATCTAAGAATGACGTCATTGGTTACTATGCTTCTCTTACAAGGGATTAGTAGCCATAGCAGAGAGCTATTGTTTCGATAAGAAGCTTGCCTCTGTTGGTTCATAGTGAAGCTTCCCGTCAACTTGTCAAGTCGGCCCTGCCACCTTGAAGCCCTGTGGCGATCCATATCCCAAGCACGTGGATCTGCACAAGGAATTTGGCTCACTAGTCTGCATACAGCTTAGTACATGCTTAACTTTATCTACTGAAACACGGTCTCTTTCACCCCCCTATCCAACCTCCTAACACAGGATGGCAATCGTATGACACAGTTCGTATCTCGTCTGTGCATGTCTTGGTACGACCACACAACGATGAAATTACGAGCCTACTCGTACGAGCCCTCACGTACCCTTTGGCTTAGCATGACAGTTGTGCGATTTCTTTGTTCTCTAATGACAAGAATGGCCAGGAAGGAAAAAGGAACATCTGTCACATGTTCAAGGACGCTTGGTTTAGTATTTAGACAATTAAGCAAATTTCATTGCATGTGATTGCTTCATTCCGGCATTACTAAACGCATATCGGTGTATACTTATCAACATCCCGTGCAACTGCCATCACAACTATGCAAGCTCCATGTCTCAAGGCATCTCCATCTCATCCGCCTCTGTCTTTCCAATCTTCCCCTCTCATCAACTCGCCTGAGACCCTTTTAATCCGTGTCTTCCTCGTCAGAAACCTGCACGATAGCACTCCGCTCCCTCGCACTACAAATCTTCCTCCTACACAGCGGACAGGAATTGCTGTTGGGCTCAATCCTATTCACCATCTCTTTTAAACACGGCGCATGGAATGTATGGCCACACACCACCTTCCACGCCACCATTGCCGCCTTCCGAATGTCAAACACCTCCAAACAGACCGCACATGCTGAATCGCCCAACGGCTGCACCGGCTTCGCCATATGCTTAATTTGAATACGTGGCCCGGTAGCTTCAAACTGCACATCTTGCAGAACGATACTGTATTGTTGCCACTGCTGCACCATAGGCCCTGGAATGCACCTATCCTTGAGACCTTCCGGCGTAAAATTCTCGATTGCATAAGCTTCCGGGTCCGCCACCTCCTCGAGGCCGATTTTACGGTAGAAGTTTGCAATGAGGTATTGGTGGGTATCAACGCCGAATGTGTACGCTACACAGCGCATAAACCATGCATACATCATCCAGCTCAGAAGCTTCCTGTCACAGTGCTCAAGCAATTCACTTGCCTGGAGCACAACGAAGTCGACGATACCGCGGTAGTTCATGGATGCGCAGTACGTACGTGATTTTAGATCTAAGCGACTTGTAGGATTGGAGAAGATGTAGCATAGCTGCCTGATGCGGTACGAGGCAAAATATTCCAGAACGTCGTCGTAGGGATTGCATTCTGTTTGCGCAAACAGGCTACAGGTATAAGCGACTTCGTGGAGGAGCACCTGAATGGCAGCTAATCCAACGTGCTTATTCTGCTGGCATTCGAGCAACACATCTTCCATGGCGGGAAAGTGGTCAACGTGTTTCCGCTGGTCAATAATCTCATCCAAGTTGCTCGGCGGGTCGGCATAAGGCGGCTGCTCCTCTCCCAGCTCGGTAGCGAAGTCCGCGAGTTGGCCATTGTAGCCGCTCTGAAGCATCTTCAAGAGGAACCTGGTATGTGGAACCATGCGTAGCCCCATGAAAGGTTCTGTGCGTGTCTCTTTATCTTTGAGATAAATGTAGAACTCATTTAGGACCAACAATATTTCCTCCCATACATGATTGAAGAAGTTGGATGGTGTGGCAACACGCATTTGCAGGCGCTCTTCCCAAATGTTCTCTGCTAGTTCTTTAGGTGTAGTCCAAGGTTCTGATCTTTTGTATGCTGCTATATGAAAAATCTTGTCAAAGGCGCAGAAAACCTCCGTACGCGCAGCGTGTGTGTTGTCTGTGGCCAAAAGTAGAATACCGAGGCATTCGAGGGTTTCCTGTCCGAGTGGTTTAGATGCTGTGTACTCCATGTTGGTTGGAGAGAGTTCAACTTTAGGGAGCTGTGTCTATGGAGGGGAGGTAAGAGTGAAGAATGTAAGAGTGAGAAAGATAAGAGTGAAAAACTTAGTAGAGCTCTCGTCACAACCATGTAACCGATATTCAATAGTTTGGTACGCCAAGGGTGGGTACCGTGGTAATGTGGAGGGTATGAAAAACTTTCGTGCGCACACGAAAGAATTCACCTCCTGTACTTCCCATCCATCGAGTGTACAGTTTAGGAAAGCGTTTTTGCTGTGAGGTAGTCAACGGAGGGTCAGATGAAGTACTGTTAAAAAGGATTTGGGGGTTTTTTCTTCGCGGTTGGTGCCTTGGAGTGGTGACGGTATAGGTCGAAGCGAGTGTGTCACATGATATCATATGCACGGATTCTATCTAGCCTATACAGGTGGCACCTCCCAACATTCTACTCGGTAGACCTTTATGAATGTATAGAGTTTTTTTAAAACTAGTATTAGAACTTGCAGTATACATAGAACATATACCCTTGCAGAATGGTTGCATCGGGAACGGGCTACTCGAATATATATCATCTCGTTGCCCGCGACAATTTAATTGCCCGCAATCAACTTGATGCGCAATCATGGCCAAACAATGCACATCAATCACGTCACTAGCCCAATTATTCGAAATGGAAGCCATAGCTCTTGCATAAAAAGTGGGTTGGTATCGTATTACAAAAAGACATTACAAAATTGTTTAAATTTTGAGCATTAAgatctcctatccccacaTTCCAACTCATCTAGTTTGAATGTCTGCACTCAGGCTTTATAGGCAGCGATTCGCCACCAAAGTACACCTTGTTGTACACGTTGTCGCCAGTCCAGGCATCCGAAGGAACCACAGGCGGGTTGATTGGGCCACCCTCTCGCTGCGAGTTGGGGAACAATAGGTTAGGCGAGATGACACTGTCGGGGCAACCCAGCGCCGTCTTGCTGAGGATGGGATCCAAAACGGAAAGAGCCCAAGAAACGCCCTTGGCCAGATTCTCCTCGGTACCGCCAAGTATAAGAGGGGTGATGGAGTTGATACCCTGGTAGACATCGCAGAGCAAAGCCTGCACGCTCAGATTCGGGGTGCCAACTTGCGCGGCTGCAGGCACAATGATGTTGCGGGGGTAGATGTTGAGAAAGCCGTCAACGACGGTTTGAACAGCGCCGTAGGGTGTATCGCGACGATACCAGTCCTCAGGCCAGCGCTCAGGAACGTACTTGAACTCCTTGGTCTTTGCGTCGTACTCCGCGCCAATGATGCTCATGATGCTCTTGTAGTTTGGTACTCCGCCTGCGCCATAAGTTCCGTTGGAGAAAAACTGAGGGTAGAAGGCAAAGGCACCAAGGGAAACGATCTGGGGAAAGGGGAAATAGTAGAGGAAGGGGTTGTTGTTCTTGCTGAAGCTGGCGGACTGGGCGTAGTGCTCGGCCATGACGTTCATGTTGAACTCCTTCTTGGGGTCTTGGGCAGCAAAGCCGACCATCTGCTTCACCAAGCGAGACGATAGATGGTGGTTGTCACCGCAACCGTTGTAGTAGTCTAGTTGATGTGAGCTAATGCATTAGAATGAGCAAAGAACGATAACAACATACCTTCACGATTAGGAGAGACATCAGCCTCAACAACGGAGTGACGGTTTAGGCCACCAATCCCGTTCTTTCCCGCGCCAAGGTAGAACGAAAGTCCATCAAGGTCTCCAGAACCCAAAACAGCAAAAGTCGCAAGGACCGTGGCAAGATCGGTAGCCATGTTGAAGCCTCGGGCGGTGGCAGCCAGAACCTGTCCGAAGTTGACGTAACCATCGCGGGGAAGGTATCCATAATTAGCGAGAAGATTCAAGCCAGGGCATGGACCACGGGAGTCGTTGGGGCCTGGAGCTTTGAACTCGTAGCCGGGCTCGGGGCGCTTGTTGTCTTGCTTGACAATGGCATTGCCGACTGAGGTCAAGAGACCACCGACAAGGTCTCCAATCGGGTCCAACAACCCTGAGAGAAGACCACCCTCAGGCTCAGCAGCGCGGTTCTCCAGTTGTTCGCGCGCCATCTCGGCTCGAAGGTATTCCTCCATTTCCCCACGGGAGTTGGCGCCCATCATGCCGGGGTAAGCAGCGACGATGGCTGGCAGGGCCAGAGTGACCGCTTGAGTGAGCCTCATGATGCTGAAAGCACAAACTGATGTGCTGTGAGGGGAGGAGGAAAGGAGCACTTGCTGGTTGAAGACTTATTGGAGGGCACAGGGCGGGGTACATTTATAGGTCCATCAGGCATTCTACATTTTGTGTGACATCTTACCGTGTTCAAAGTCATTTCGGTAGATACTTTCCGCGCATGTCCACGTCAAGAATGATCTACAACACTAGTCGCCGAAGATGCAGCATACCCTACCACTTGTGCTTGTAGAAAATACCCATCAAGATCTCCATGCAGGACGGGAAGCATCAGATCGGGCCTTTGCATTCGTTACCGATGATGCTAACATGGCTGCGGAGAGTAACAACGACCCAATTACACTTTGTTGATTTACTCGTATTGTACTCTTCTAGCCTGAAACGTGGCTAGTGAACGCCACAGATTTCCGAAAATCTACCTCATATCCACATAAACAGGTTGGCACTCAGCTCAACAACAAGGATGAGTTCCCAGGGATGAATTTGGATATGGCGATGACAAAGGAGGCGCTGTCATTGGCATGCTGTAGTACCTGGTCCATGGTAATAGCGGGCCGACTGGTCTATCTCGCCGGGTGCCGGACAGTTCGAGTCAGTCAAGATGCGGATGATAGTCCGCAAGCCTTGGCAAAGATCCGGGGATACCGAGTCGTGCCTGATGTGAGTAGTAGACTGTGAACATGATGCATTGAGGGAATCAAATCTCACTATATGATGAACGGCCAGACCATGATGATACAGCGATTAGTCTAGTGCTCTTGCACATCCCGGTTCTTCTTCTAGGCAGGTTGGACCTTGTTGCAACTCAATAGTTCTAGCTCCGGTAGGTGAATCATAGTTGCATTCTATTATGTAGCGGAGACTTTGAGCTGGTGAGGGACTAGCTCCGGTTCAATACCATGGCATGCAGGGGGATGTCCAAGTGCCGTGATCGAGATGATCGAATTTCGTCTCTCGGCGATGCGATTTACATAGTGGCTTGCATTTCATGTATTGAAAGCGATTCCTGCACTGCAACTGATAAATGGGCATTGACTAACGTACTTGGTTTCTAGAAGGATGCAACTTATGTCAGTAAGCTGCAGAGGACTATTGGTATACTGCATGTACCTGCCGCTCATAACCTTGGAAGGACGGGCTTTGAGATTCCCGTACAAGGGTGCTCGGACCGGGGATTGTCGATCGGGCGTGAATGGAATCTGAGGCTACTGTATCGAGGTCTTTTCTGAGATGATGCGAAAGTTTACACTTTTGCGTTCTGGCTCGATGCCGTTAGTTCCTTACTTATTAGGTTTGTCTGGTAGCGGGAAAGGAGAAGAGGGCCGAGTTCTGACGTCAATGTGATGCCGCAGAGTAGCTAGACGTGTCGATCACCCGCGCTAGCATCATCTTCAACCCGAACGCGAGTCGACATGGCGGTCTGACTCTTGATCGAAAGGGATGTAACCACAAGAACAGAAATACTGGGCGCCTTTTGCTACTGAAATGGAATATCTGCAATCGGAGGCGCAGTGGCGGAAACGCAAACATATCGATCTAGCATGCCGATCTCCTCTTGCTTATTCTGTCGTTTCTTTTTCACCGGCTTATAATAAGTCCGAACGTTGCGACCGGAAGATACTTGGTTTTTATGCTGGGGGAAAGCCTGGCCTATCGCTACTCTGAGGCGTGAATAACGGTCGCCAACGCTCATGCATAATTTCCGAATACAAGGATCTTGGAAGTCTTCGATGAAAATGAAAAATGGCGTGTCCCTCAATCTGTTATCCAGGAAGTCTGTAGCATGCGCAAAAGGCCTGCGTCAGCAGCGTCAAGGGAGAAGTAGAATGACGAGGGCTCTACGGCGAGGATGAATGCGCGTGTTTCTTAGACATGAAAATTCCGTAGGATCAGGGCCACTGTTCAACACTCACTTCTCATCTATGTAAGACTATCATGCTTATTAATCGTTGAAAACGACAGAAAACATCATTATAAGCCCAATATGCCTTGAACTTCACAAGAAACCTTGTAAAACAACTTTACTCAGCCACTAAAAACAAAAGTTACCCACCTCTACTACCCGAATCACAAACAGCCACTTCCTCTGCACATCTAACCAGGAAAAAAAACCAAGTTTACGCTTCACATCTTCCGGCCATGACTATAGCAGTCATTTCCATCCATCTCAGCGATTCAAACCACCACCCTACTATCGTCGCTGGACCCCCGCTAGTCTACTCGCCAAGTGCATCTTCTCACATGCCTGAGTTAGGTTGAGGTAAGTTTCTGATACAGTTTCTGATACGATATTTATATAACAGCCTCTTGTACTCTCCAACTCAAATTCGACGTACACCCTTGAAGAAGGAGCTTAAGGCAAGCAACAGTGCACTGCGAGAGGCGATATAGTAATCTACCAACATGTTCAGAATATTGATTTGAACACCTTATCACTTCGTAGACTGTTCGTTTGTACGTCACGCGCCGATTTCTAGAGATCTATTGTCATGGAACTCGCGTGTTAAACTGATTGTTTTGTACGCAATCGTCAATGTGGATATTCCAATGTCGGATTTGTGGAAAATACGGGTCAAAAAAGTTATGGATTGTTAAAATAAGTGCTTATGTAGTTAAGCCGGAAGTCATAGTAATGTAGATGGGGTGAAAGAGGGAAAAGGAAAGAGTAAAGAGCGGCAAATAGGATATCAGTCAGAAGGTAAGATGATTATCAACCAAGGGGAGCAGATGAAGTTCTCGGATGACCAATATCAACACTGAAAACGTGTCCCATTGCCACGATATAGACTAATTTACTTCTTCATCGGAACGAATATCCCAAATCAAATTTCCAATCCGTCTGCGTCATGTCTGACTTCAACATCACCATTAGTCAACTATTCAGTCCAGCAAACCGCTACTCGCCATTCCCTTCTTGTCTCCTGACTCACTTGAAAACTTGCACTGATCGTTGCAAAATTTCCACATCATGGGTGCTTCCCAGGCAGCAGCGAGAGGCAAAGTCA is a window of Pyrenophora tritici-repentis strain M4 chromosome 2, whole genome shotgun sequence DNA encoding:
- a CDS encoding BaeS, Signal transduction histidine kinase, which produces MASNGQLPAQHHIHKTAEYVRQSMRSDAEPKTEVASGDIAAVTLLEALDCDHRPSFAVRVPPHPNHDEWLDLVYSNTALHAVGGLLAKITGKDATSVFAEGSRTQLAFRNWVCGRAIQGDPLWRGPAYTYEGHVWNAITIGRYRIISGIPTLLLWVNTSLSAKGNRQIQAPPNKSCTDAQSPYSLPPPSSPHEEPSNGAVLSPRHTKHASFDGMLHVLPSGVRSSPHTDYFRSVDWANTPLGPMQSWSSDLRCMANMVLSNTAPAVLFWGEHLIMLYNEPYIRLLGHLHPCMGKSIRTEAPEHWISFEPMVHHIKATGEPMAESDMLLFIDKDGFLEETHWCFQFVPISDRHGRVTAYYQSFYELTSHRLLERRVSSLVAMGTLSADARDFPSFWNTTLRSLSLNDKDVPFALLYAAERHVSAEMPSMTSPGSIPPLDGCILKGTIGVAANHPIAPTNININDDSYVLHPAILRAAQSGKATVVHLDDLPEPSRVLEGIEWRGYADPCRILIVCPIIPTTGNQVEGFLIIGINPRRPFDEDYQQYLHVMVRLLATSLASIVLFEEEVRQREKDIIQATQIQEQLMAEIQLKENRFQRFAERSDVAIFITDPAGAYTYRNQRWYEIFEVASADTNATEAWFRIAFEEDLPYCESLFWKLATEHQSVCFELRTRMPFIPPSNDCEQEPEDTQHFRWILCSAYPELSPDGELIEIVGNVTDISKQKWAEGIQKLRTDSALQGKQHLEHFIDTTSHEMRNPLSAIMQCADSITSSYGKDGRLSPAVGAMSSFLASTLDAAQTISQCAQHMRHIVDDILTISKLDSGLLDMTPVIAQPENVARHAVKMFDAEARAAGIELSLVVGKSYRDLEVDWASLDPTRVLQILINLLTNAIKFTRLEQQTRMVKVTLTASATEPKSVPDGIQYNDERLIGNDHHLEEDWKSGQELIFLQFFVSDTGRGLSEEEKSTLFTRFSQASPRTHIHYGGSGLGLFISRRLTELQGGAIGVSSAPGKGSTFAFYIKTRRASPTSSRKGSLPHVFPEDVKHRPQMPQAGRSRPTQLQRAFTSEFDRRSNSPGSVFRRQSSDSSSMPTLIEHAHVNPESLGLPEGPDLQELQRTNSIPETLHVLIVEDNLVNQRVLSKQLRNFGCVVSVANHGREALEFLPKTTFWNHNHPMSDERARSDSLNTPFAEPICTDQEEEQPIALSLILMDWEMPIMNGLTAVSEIRKLEESGLLKGRIPVIGVTANVRKQQIDMAMAAG
- a CDS encoding HRD1, HRD ubiquitin ligase complex, ER membrane component codes for the protein MEYTASKPLGQETLECLGILLLATDNTHAARTEVFCAFDKIFHIAAYKRSEPWTTPKELAENIWEERLQMRVATPSNFFNHVWEEILLVLNEFYIYLKDKETRTEPFMGLRMVPHTRFLLKMLQSGYNGQLADFATELGEEQPPYADPPSNLDEIIDQRKHVDHFPAMEDVLLECQQNKHVGLAAIQVLLHEVAYTCSLFAQTECNPYDDVLEYFASYRIRQLCYIFSNPTSRLDLKSRTYCASMNYRGIVDFVVLQASELLEHCDRKLLSWMMYAWFMRCVAYTFGVDTHQYLIANFYRKIGLEEVADPEAYAIENFTPEGLKDRCIPGPMVQQWQQYSIVLQDVQFEATGPRIQIKHMAKPVQPLGDSACAVCLEVFDIRKAAMVAWKVVCGHTFHAPCLKEMVNRIEPNSNSCPLCRRKICSARERSAIVQVSDEEDTD
- a CDS encoding Peroxidase-2 domain containing protein, which gives rise to MRLTQAVTLALPAIVAAYPGMMGANSRGEMEEYLRAEMAREQLENRAAEPEGGLLSGLLDPIGDLVGGLLTSVGNAIVKQDNKRPEPGYEFKAPGPNDSRGPCPGLNLLANYGYLPRDGYVNFGQVLAATARGFNMATDLATVLATFAVLGSGDLDGLSFYLGAGKNGIGGLNRHSVVEADVSPNREDYYNGCGDNHHLSSRLVKQMVGFAAQDPKKEFNMNVMAEHYAQSASFSKNNNPFLYYFPFPQIVSLGAFAFYPQFFSNGTYGAGGVPNYKSIMSIIGAEYDAKTKEFKYVPERWPEDWYRRDTPYGAVQTVVDGFLNIYPRNIIVPAAAQVGTPNLSVQALLCDVYQGINSITPLILGGTEENLAKGVSWALSVLDPILSKTALGCPDSVISPNLLFPNSQREGGPINPPVVPSDAWTGDNVYNKVYFGGESLPIKPECRHSN